One window of the Deltaproteobacteria bacterium genome contains the following:
- a CDS encoding PAS domain S-box protein: MKDIPLYNSRLIKNYIEYISEHHPEVDIAVLLNYAGITSYQLEDGGHWFGQKQIDLFNKIIIQQTNDHDIPRKVGRFITLSKAVSPIRQYTIGFITPLAAYTVLGKLYQFFSRASTVQIRRLSSNQVEVVAIPNPGVEEKPFQCEYRIGSLEAIAKPFTTKFANIEHPTCLHKGGDNCHYIISWEKNPSSIWKRIRNYIMLSVFGICPAFIYNLPGMQWVGPVLLYILFAMIFSLYSEYVEKKYLEVSLKNQGDLADSLLDEINIRYNNAMLVQEIGQATSMILDSEKLLKLIMKAMENRLDFDRGMIMLSNQEKTRLIYTVGYGYNPEHEEYLTGIEFHLDKPQSKGPVIESFRLQKPILIDDITEIETHLSRRSKEFAKIMGTQSFICVPIVFESESMGVLMVDNMRSKRHLRQSDLSLLIGVATQIAISMKNALSYQKVLENEERIRSLSENAPDIIYTLDINGSFNYINPAWEKVLGHSTEEVIGRYFIDFIKKEDISNVIHLFKQIRDEKLTITDRIGTILHKDGSERVFNISGAPNLDLKGNVIGIVGIFKDISEQKKLESQLIHAQKMESIGTLAGGIAHDFNNLLAGIQGYASLMFLDINVCHPLYEKLKGIEEQVKSGADLTRQLLGLARGGKYEITVADLNEIIDKTSSIFGRTKKEISIHRKYEKGLWAVEVDRGQIEQVLLNLYVNAWQAMPGGGDLYLETANVVIDDEFVKPFFVSSGKYVKVSVKDTGIGMDEKTKERIFDPFFTTKEMGRGTGLGLSSAYGIIKGHNGIIHVYSEQGQGATFTIYLPASDKEVIKELEVSEDIVRGEGGILLVDDEDVITDVGKEILELLGYRVFIAKSGQEAIEIYNARRGEIDLVILDMIMPGMGGGETFDILKSINPSIKVILSSGYSIDVRPIKMLERGCDGFIQKPYSMNTLSQKVKEVLNKE; this comes from the coding sequence ATGAAAGATATCCCTTTATACAACAGCAGACTTATTAAAAATTACATAGAATATATTAGTGAACATCATCCCGAAGTCGATATAGCTGTTCTCCTTAATTACGCCGGTATTACCTCTTACCAGCTTGAAGATGGAGGCCATTGGTTTGGCCAAAAACAAATAGATCTTTTTAACAAAATCATTATACAGCAAACAAATGATCATGATATTCCCCGCAAAGTTGGTCGCTTTATAACACTTTCTAAAGCCGTAAGTCCCATACGACAATATACAATCGGATTTATAACGCCTTTAGCCGCATATACAGTACTTGGGAAACTCTACCAATTCTTCAGTCGCGCCAGCACAGTTCAGATAAGAAGGCTCAGTTCAAACCAGGTTGAAGTTGTCGCTATACCAAATCCCGGAGTTGAGGAAAAGCCCTTCCAGTGTGAGTATCGAATAGGATCACTTGAAGCCATTGCTAAGCCCTTTACAACAAAATTTGCCAATATCGAACATCCAACCTGTTTGCATAAAGGAGGGGACAACTGCCATTACATAATAAGCTGGGAAAAAAATCCCTCCTCGATATGGAAGAGAATCCGTAATTACATTATGCTTTCAGTATTTGGGATTTGCCCCGCATTTATTTATAATCTGCCAGGAATGCAGTGGGTAGGGCCTGTTTTGCTTTACATTTTGTTTGCAATGATTTTCTCCCTTTACTCCGAGTATGTGGAAAAAAAGTATCTCGAAGTAAGCCTCAAAAATCAGGGTGATTTAGCCGACAGTCTTTTGGATGAGATCAATATTCGCTACAACAACGCCATGCTTGTTCAGGAAATCGGCCAGGCTACTTCCATGATTTTAGACAGTGAAAAGTTGCTCAAATTGATTATGAAAGCAATGGAGAACCGCTTGGATTTTGATCGTGGCATGATCATGCTCTCCAACCAGGAAAAGACCCGTCTTATTTATACCGTGGGTTACGGTTACAATCCTGAGCATGAAGAGTACCTTACGGGAATAGAGTTTCATCTTGATAAGCCTCAGTCCAAGGGACCTGTCATAGAGTCTTTTCGATTGCAGAAACCCATCTTGATTGATGACATAACTGAAATAGAAACCCACCTTTCAAGAAGGAGTAAGGAGTTTGCTAAAATAATGGGCACACAGTCATTTATTTGCGTCCCCATCGTTTTCGAAAGCGAGTCCATGGGCGTCTTGATGGTTGATAACATGCGATCCAAGAGACATCTCAGGCAGAGTGATCTAAGCCTCCTGATAGGCGTCGCAACTCAGATCGCAATCAGCATGAAAAATGCTCTATCCTATCAAAAAGTTCTTGAGAATGAAGAACGGATCCGATCCTTAAGCGAGAACGCCCCCGACATTATTTACACGCTGGATATCAATGGATCGTTTAATTATATAAATCCTGCCTGGGAAAAGGTTCTTGGGCATAGCACCGAAGAGGTTATAGGACGATACTTCATTGACTTTATTAAGAAAGAGGATATCAGCAACGTTATCCACCTTTTCAAGCAGATAAGGGATGAAAAACTCACAATAACGGACAGAATTGGTACTATCCTTCACAAAGATGGCTCAGAACGGGTTTTTAATATAAGTGGGGCCCCAAACCTCGATTTGAAAGGAAATGTAATCGGTATCGTGGGAATTTTCAAGGATATCTCCGAGCAGAAGAAACTTGAATCACAATTGATTCATGCACAGAAGATGGAGTCTATTGGCACCCTTGCCGGAGGTATTGCCCATGACTTTAACAATCTTCTCGCGGGTATTCAGGGATATGCTTCTTTGATGTTTCTTGATATAAATGTCTGTCATCCCCTTTATGAGAAACTCAAGGGGATTGAAGAACAGGTAAAAAGTGGCGCGGACCTTACCAGGCAGCTTTTGGGATTAGCCCGCGGCGGGAAATACGAAATCACTGTGGCTGATTTAAATGAGATCATCGACAAGACCTCGTCGATATTTGGAAGGACAAAAAAGGAGATCAGTATTCACCGGAAGTATGAGAAGGGTCTCTGGGCGGTGGAAGTTGATCGAGGGCAGATCGAGCAGGTGCTTTTGAATCTATATGTAAACGCCTGGCAGGCCATGCCTGGTGGCGGGGACTTGTATCTGGAAACGGCCAATGTTGTTATTGATGATGAGTTTGTGAAACCGTTTTTTGTGAGCTCCGGAAAGTATGTAAAGGTTTCGGTAAAAGACACAGGTATCGGGATGGATGAGAAGACGAAGGAGCGGATATTCGATCCCTTTTTTACAACGAAGGAGATGGGAAGGGGCACGGGTCTTGGGCTTTCGTCTGCCTACGGCATTATTAAGGGACACAATGGCATAATACACGTGTACAGTGAGCAGGGGCAAGGGGCAACGTTCACTATCTATCTGCCTGCTTCGGATAAAGAAGTTATTAAGGAGTTGGAAGTTTCTGAAGATATTGTAAGGGGTGAGGGGGGTATTCTTCTTGTGGATGATGAGGACGTGATCACTGATGTGGGCAAGGAGATTCTGGAACTGCTGGGGTACAGAGTTTTTATTGCCAAGAGCGGTCAGGAAGCCATAGAAATTTATAACGCCAGACGCGGGGAAATTGATCTGGTCATCCTGGACATGATCATGCCGGGAATGGGTGGGGGAGAGACATTCGACATTCTTAAGTCGATTAATCCAAGCATCAAAGTAATCCTTTCCAGCGGATACAGCATAGACGTACGTCCAATAAAGATGCTGGAGCGGGGTTGTGACGGTTTTATTCAGAAACCTTATAGCATGAACACTCTATCGCAAAAGGTGAAAGAGGTGTTGAATAAGGAGTGA
- a CDS encoding transposase zinc-binding domain-containing protein, with product MQYAFWQPSLQQVIYRYLDCGDFHNGFARVRCGDCGHEYLLYSFSFHFFPGYRRSLLRTVILDNIKQVLTTSLLIQHLFHLLR from the coding sequence ATGCAGTACGCATTCTGGCAACCTTCTCTTCAACAGGTTATTTATCGGTATCTGGATTGCGGAGATTTCCACAACGGCTTTGCCCGTGTCCGATGCGGGGACTGCGGCCATGAGTATCTTCTGTATTCTTTCAGTTTCCATTTTTTTCCAGGTTATCGCCGAAGCCTACTACGCACGGTTATACTGGATAATATAAAGCAAGTACTCACCACATCACTCCTTATTCAACACCTCTTTCACCTTTTGCGATAG